One genomic window of Paeniglutamicibacter sp. Y32M11 includes the following:
- a CDS encoding DDE-type integrase/transposase/recombinase, with the protein MKNGTLSVRLGNRILFHGIEYRLTGLDGDVAILTVTGEPPIAVKIGSLFADQSFKVLDATAVRRRVVGQSRVFDSLPDDVKVKARWMEQHITEVLDGVASGSAPEVFPRPAYDVRLKSLRQRELAKHAELLELGEDLSLSKLQRLGRAYLEQGILGLVDQRLIRQVPIAGQTDQRVLDALLEVLEQNALESSGTTGRLMRQVRKLLDTEYGDGVVPMPSSSTFHRLVGRLAEGRHATGSARTRRTLAQQPSGPFRAVYPVRPGELVQIDSTPLDIAVELDDGVIGRVELTAMVDIATRSLPAAVIRPTTKAADAALLLARCMTPELNRPGWAEAASMAASALPYRAMKSIDERLAGAAAKPVIVPETIVCDHGKAYISDTFKNACRSLGISLQRAHPDTPTDKPVIERTLQSIGTLFAQYVTGYLGSSVERRGKNAEQRAVFSLLEIQDLLDEWIVTGWQNRPHDGLRDPFTPFRVLTPNEKYAALLLLAG; encoded by the coding sequence ATGAAAAATGGGACCCTGTCGGTACGCCTTGGAAATCGAATTCTATTTCACGGCATCGAGTACCGACTTACCGGGTTGGACGGCGATGTAGCGATCTTGACTGTGACCGGCGAGCCTCCGATAGCAGTCAAGATTGGTTCGCTTTTTGCCGACCAAAGCTTCAAGGTTCTCGATGCCACTGCGGTGCGTCGCAGGGTCGTTGGGCAATCACGAGTATTTGATTCATTACCGGATGACGTTAAAGTCAAAGCTCGGTGGATGGAACAACACATCACCGAAGTGCTTGATGGTGTTGCTTCCGGCTCGGCCCCGGAAGTATTCCCTCGTCCTGCGTACGATGTACGTCTCAAGTCCCTGCGGCAACGTGAGTTGGCCAAACACGCGGAGCTCCTTGAGCTCGGTGAAGACCTCAGCTTAAGCAAGCTTCAGCGACTGGGGCGTGCCTATCTCGAACAAGGCATCTTGGGGCTTGTGGACCAGCGGCTGATTCGTCAGGTGCCCATCGCCGGGCAAACCGATCAGAGGGTTCTTGACGCGCTGCTCGAAGTCCTTGAGCAAAATGCTCTCGAATCATCCGGAACCACCGGGCGTTTGATGCGCCAAGTGAGAAAACTACTCGACACCGAATACGGTGACGGGGTCGTTCCCATGCCTTCGTCGTCAACCTTCCATCGGCTGGTGGGCAGGCTGGCGGAGGGACGCCACGCAACAGGATCTGCCCGAACACGACGAACTCTGGCGCAACAGCCTTCAGGCCCTTTCCGTGCTGTTTACCCGGTCAGGCCCGGAGAGTTGGTGCAAATTGATTCGACACCGCTTGATATCGCTGTCGAACTTGACGATGGCGTTATTGGCAGGGTCGAGTTAACGGCCATGGTCGATATCGCCACCCGAAGCCTGCCTGCGGCAGTTATTCGCCCAACCACCAAGGCCGCGGATGCTGCACTGCTTTTGGCCCGCTGTATGACACCTGAACTCAACCGCCCCGGTTGGGCAGAAGCGGCCTCGATGGCTGCCTCTGCACTTCCCTATCGCGCCATGAAATCCATCGACGAACGACTCGCAGGCGCGGCCGCGAAACCTGTGATCGTCCCGGAAACGATCGTTTGCGACCACGGCAAAGCCTATATCTCCGACACATTCAAGAATGCCTGCCGCAGCCTGGGTATCAGCCTCCAAAGGGCTCACCCCGACACACCGACCGATAAGCCTGTCATCGAGCGAACCCTTCAATCCATCGGCACGCTTTTCGCCCAATACGTCACCGGATATCTTGGTTCATCCGTTGAAAGACGCGGCAAGAACGCTGAACAGCGGGCCGTGTTCTCACTGCTGGAAATTCAGGACCTGCTGGATGAATGGATAGTCACCGGATGGCAAAACCGGCCTCATGATGGGTTGAGGGATCCCTTTACGCCGTTCAGGGTGCTGACGCCGAACGAGAAATACGCAGCCCTGCTGCTATTGGCTGGGTAA
- a CDS encoding TnsA-like heteromeric transposase endonuclease subunit → MGHQQALSEIAAEQSVVEGTLSYRAQFSYAATTGVLSASWMIPFEDALPIRRLSAFKGQRNFVGLWWCATNLRHVGFESWCERDRLMRLDFEPEVTGVASQPFRISLPASAPQDSHVPDFFVRNADGTAVVIDVRPDTLVTEADLAVFEATAALCASVGWGYQRVGYLAVIHAANLRWIAGYRHPRCYREDVGTEVLAYLESKGPHQIRSLVASLGDPVCVVPTVFHLIWQHRIAADLLTTPLCLESVIEVHEKP, encoded by the coding sequence ATGGGCCACCAGCAGGCTCTGTCCGAAATAGCGGCCGAGCAATCTGTTGTCGAGGGCACCCTGAGCTACAGGGCGCAATTCTCGTATGCCGCCACCACCGGAGTGCTATCAGCCTCCTGGATGATCCCGTTTGAGGATGCCCTGCCGATCCGTAGGCTTTCGGCTTTCAAGGGGCAACGCAATTTTGTGGGCCTGTGGTGGTGCGCAACGAATCTGCGTCATGTTGGTTTTGAGTCCTGGTGCGAACGTGACCGACTCATGCGACTGGATTTCGAGCCCGAGGTGACAGGCGTGGCCTCCCAGCCGTTTAGGATCAGCTTGCCGGCCTCCGCGCCGCAGGATTCACACGTACCTGACTTTTTCGTTCGCAATGCTGATGGCACCGCTGTGGTGATCGACGTTCGCCCTGACACACTGGTCACGGAGGCGGATCTGGCGGTGTTTGAGGCGACTGCTGCGTTGTGTGCTTCCGTCGGCTGGGGCTATCAAAGGGTTGGGTATCTGGCCGTGATTCATGCCGCGAATCTGCGCTGGATTGCGGGCTATCGGCATCCGAGATGCTACCGAGAAGATGTAGGAACGGAAGTCCTGGCCTATCTCGAGTCCAAGGGCCCCCATCAAATACGGAGTTTGGTGGCCTCCTTGGGCGATCCTGTTTGTGTCGTGCCCACGGTGTTTCATTTGATCTGGCAGCACCGAATCGCCGCCGATCTGCTCACCACTCCCCTTTGCCTGGAGTCCGTGATCGAGGTGCATGAGAAACCATGA
- a CDS encoding Mu transposase C-terminal domain-containing protein: protein MTAADYLELMPSESRVINSYGVKIRHRIYDSEELNPYRGQRSGLKALNRRWEVKYNPYDAGCVWVRNPENGSWIIAYWKQLQSSPQPFGDASWEYGRQIVAERGTSHPSQDTIKAAVDAILDLASPPAKPASRAKKNQRAAARNKAAITSQRARPMLDGANDPAQKPAAAIKTEEHSEVKSPQGPAQLAKIIPLKIYDAHKEAEKW from the coding sequence TTGACGGCTGCGGACTATCTTGAATTGATGCCCTCTGAAAGCAGGGTCATCAACAGCTATGGGGTCAAGATCCGGCACCGCATTTACGATTCGGAAGAGCTCAATCCCTACCGTGGCCAGAGATCTGGGCTGAAAGCCCTCAACCGGCGGTGGGAGGTCAAATATAATCCCTACGATGCCGGGTGTGTTTGGGTCAGGAATCCCGAGAACGGCAGCTGGATCATCGCGTACTGGAAACAGCTGCAATCCAGCCCCCAACCATTTGGTGACGCCAGTTGGGAGTATGGCCGACAAATCGTGGCCGAACGTGGCACCAGCCACCCTTCCCAAGACACCATTAAGGCTGCTGTGGATGCAATCCTTGATCTTGCTTCACCGCCGGCCAAACCAGCTTCACGAGCCAAAAAGAACCAGCGGGCAGCGGCCCGCAACAAGGCCGCCATCACCTCCCAACGTGCACGACCGATGCTTGACGGGGCAAACGATCCAGCACAGAAACCTGCAGCAGCGATTAAAACGGAAGAACACTCCGAAGTGAAATCGCCGCAAGGCCCCGCGCAGTTGGCCAAAATCATCCCATTGAAAATCTACGATGCGCATAAGGAAGCAGAAAAATGGTGA
- a CDS encoding alpha/beta fold hydrolase, giving the protein MLVFAHGFGTDQSMWGKILPWFIEHYRVVLLDHVGSGGSDQSAYDSAVYSSLDAYVDDLMAVCAELDLVDATLVGHSVGAMMAISAACQDQGHRVARLVLLTASPSYLDHPEDGYVGGFTPQDMEDVFESLDANYVEWAEAMAPVYMNTPDMPQLEHDIQGSFGRIKPRVARDFARVAFLSDVRHLLAEVSVPVLVLQASDDVVTPEHVGTYLDEALPISTLVRLAASGHFPQASAPEETATAILEYLNRA; this is encoded by the coding sequence GTGTTGGTTTTCGCCCACGGATTCGGCACCGACCAGAGCATGTGGGGAAAGATTCTGCCTTGGTTTATCGAGCACTATCGGGTGGTCCTGCTTGACCATGTTGGCTCAGGGGGCTCGGACCAGTCCGCCTACGATTCGGCTGTGTATTCTTCGCTTGACGCTTACGTGGATGATCTCATGGCGGTTTGCGCTGAACTTGATTTGGTGGATGCGACTCTGGTCGGCCACAGCGTCGGAGCCATGATGGCCATCAGTGCGGCCTGCCAAGATCAAGGGCATCGCGTGGCCCGTCTCGTGCTGCTCACGGCCTCGCCTAGCTATCTCGACCACCCCGAAGATGGTTACGTGGGAGGGTTCACCCCGCAGGATATGGAAGATGTCTTCGAATCGCTGGACGCCAATTACGTCGAATGGGCCGAGGCGATGGCCCCGGTCTACATGAACACGCCAGACATGCCACAACTTGAGCACGATATCCAAGGCAGCTTCGGCCGGATAAAACCCCGCGTAGCACGCGACTTTGCCCGGGTGGCTTTCCTCTCCGACGTCCGGCACCTGCTAGCCGAGGTCAGTGTTCCGGTTCTGGTCCTGCAAGCCTCCGATGACGTCGTCACCCCGGAGCATGTGGGAACTTATCTGGATGAGGCTCTACCGATCAGCACGTTGGTCCGGCTTGCGGCCTCCGGCCATTTCCCGCAAGCTAGCGCACCGGAAGAAACCGCCACCGCCATCCTCGAATACCTGAATCGGGCATGA
- a CDS encoding EAL domain-containing protein — MKHMTIGRRSDAPRRRRKPVPRNPSWWYRVSTPSWPARWLMVIVGIDALVALSIRGPMLFGNRPWIAFSGAYWALKLFALVMIPLVLYAVWRSACQQRRDRAEASRTAELMGTWLSTTQEFFWVTGTDGSFTFCGPASRDLLGYEPSELLGRPLDLILDPGDLSAALNNTKHQDNRGASCSGLVTTCRHRDGRRILVEFSFRAVCNGSGQNAGFEGTARTLSAVAEETPASQETKALIQSVLASGRMLTAFQPIRSLPTGAVIGVEALTRFPGTPGMRPQEFFTQAALSGVGVDAEIMALETALRAAIGVPSSLYVSVNLSPEACLDQRLAGLIDGSGLDAGRIVLEITEREPVHDYVPLVAALESLRAGGLRIAVDDAGAGFASMRHILQLRPDLIKLDRNIIAGIDKDQAQRALGAAMVGFAGQIHAVLIAEGIETEDELASVRSLGMDAGQGYLLGRPTTSSKDWVHWS; from the coding sequence ATGAAACATATGACGATCGGCCGCCGGAGTGATGCACCACGACGGAGGCGAAAACCAGTACCGCGCAATCCTTCATGGTGGTATCGAGTATCCACGCCATCGTGGCCCGCCCGATGGCTGATGGTGATCGTGGGGATCGATGCCCTTGTAGCGCTATCCATTCGCGGACCCATGCTTTTCGGAAATCGACCGTGGATTGCCTTCTCAGGTGCTTATTGGGCTTTGAAGCTCTTTGCGTTGGTGATGATTCCCTTGGTCCTGTACGCCGTCTGGCGGTCTGCATGCCAGCAGCGCAGGGACCGGGCTGAAGCATCCAGGACGGCGGAACTGATGGGCACCTGGCTGAGCACAACACAGGAATTTTTCTGGGTCACCGGCACGGATGGAAGCTTTACATTTTGTGGCCCGGCGAGTCGGGATCTGCTCGGTTACGAACCGTCAGAACTATTGGGCCGACCTCTCGACCTCATCCTCGACCCGGGAGATCTGTCCGCGGCATTGAATAACACGAAGCACCAAGACAACCGCGGGGCCAGTTGCTCCGGGCTGGTCACCACCTGTCGGCATCGCGACGGACGCCGGATCCTGGTGGAGTTCTCCTTCAGGGCCGTATGCAACGGAAGCGGGCAGAACGCCGGCTTCGAGGGAACAGCCCGCACGTTATCTGCGGTGGCAGAAGAAACGCCCGCCTCTCAGGAGACAAAGGCCCTGATCCAATCAGTTCTTGCCAGCGGCCGCATGCTGACGGCGTTCCAACCCATCCGCTCGCTGCCAACAGGTGCCGTTATTGGGGTTGAGGCGCTCACTCGGTTTCCAGGAACACCCGGGATGAGACCGCAGGAGTTCTTTACCCAGGCAGCTTTGTCCGGGGTTGGGGTTGACGCGGAAATCATGGCGCTTGAAACGGCGCTCAGGGCAGCGATCGGGGTGCCATCCTCCTTGTATGTGTCTGTGAATTTATCGCCAGAGGCCTGCCTAGACCAGCGACTTGCCGGGCTTATTGACGGATCGGGGCTCGATGCCGGACGCATCGTGCTGGAGATTACCGAACGTGAACCGGTGCACGATTATGTTCCGCTCGTCGCGGCTTTGGAATCCTTGCGGGCCGGAGGCCTGCGAATCGCCGTTGACGACGCCGGTGCCGGGTTCGCTTCCATGCGTCATATCCTTCAGCTCAGGCCGGACCTCATTAAGCTGGATCGGAACATCATCGCCGGTATTGACAAGGACCAGGCCCAGCGGGCCTTGGGAGCTGCAATGGTGGGCTTCGCTGGCCAGATTCACGCCGTCCTGATCGCGGAGGGAATCGAGACCGAAGATGAACTTGCCTCCGTCAGGTCCTTGGGCATGGATGCGGGGCAGGGGTACCTGCTTGGTCGGCCCACAACTTCGTCCAAGGATTGGGTCCATTGGTCGTAA
- a CDS encoding ATP-binding protein: MVVSGPWASGKTTAIKLLGKTHELLIKRKYPTQRDRIPVVYITTPPKGSPRKLASEFANFLGLPQRPRQNVTDIADAVCQVLTTARTDLVIVDEIHNLNLATSAGEDMSDHLKYFAEHMPATFIYAGINVENSGLFTGLRGRQISARSVLMTTGPFPLTEEWDSLVATLENGLRLHNHKPGTLTSQTQYLHHRTGGSISSLSHLIREAAILAILQGTEQIDRARLDEIWIDHAAQSLAPHASAANHTLP, encoded by the coding sequence TTGGTCGTCTCAGGCCCCTGGGCATCTGGGAAAACCACCGCAATCAAACTTTTAGGTAAGACCCACGAATTGCTGATCAAGCGGAAATATCCCACCCAGCGGGACAGGATCCCCGTCGTCTACATCACCACTCCCCCAAAAGGTTCCCCCAGGAAACTAGCCAGCGAATTCGCGAACTTCCTTGGCCTCCCCCAACGCCCCAGGCAGAACGTCACCGACATCGCCGACGCCGTCTGCCAGGTACTGACTACGGCCAGGACCGATCTGGTCATCGTCGATGAAATCCACAACCTCAACCTCGCGACCAGTGCCGGGGAAGACATGTCAGACCACCTCAAATACTTCGCCGAACATATGCCCGCCACTTTCATCTACGCAGGCATCAACGTCGAAAACTCCGGGCTGTTCACGGGTCTGCGAGGCCGGCAAATTTCCGCCAGATCCGTGCTGATGACCACCGGACCCTTCCCGCTAACCGAGGAATGGGACTCTCTCGTGGCCACACTCGAAAACGGCTTGCGACTCCACAACCACAAACCCGGAACGTTGACCTCCCAGACCCAATACCTGCACCACCGCACCGGCGGCAGCATCAGCAGCCTCTCCCACCTCATCCGTGAGGCAGCGATCCTGGCTATCCTCCAAGGCACCGAACAAATAGACCGAGCCCGGCTGGACGAGATCTGGATCGATCACGCCGCACAATCGCTCGCACCCCACGCGTCGGCAGCGAACCACACACTGCCATGA
- a CDS encoding sensor domain-containing diguanylate cyclase — protein sequence MSLGSAANNDYARLFHHAPAGYLVVGTDGTILCANATICDWAGVGSGALEGRPLFDLMPAGDRFMFRTHAGPKLDRDGHLAEISIELLGSDGQRKPVLLSANRIIDGPQVRDLMIFFAAPERRRYERELANAHRQLEDAEAGRTQLLEEAHHRALHDPLTGLPNRLKLEESLLSALARAGEERTRVGLLFCDVNNFKQVNDTLGHAAGDLVLKHIARRLAEAVRGADTVSRVSGDEFVVLLPLLRDPKELEAVATRVQESVAGTITVVGTEIQVGISVGRAETVVSAAAGTFEHQELAKTLLITADQDMYRVKTEMRMVPPLEQPLGPTPTPPGSRNNRY from the coding sequence ATGAGTCTGGGCTCTGCGGCGAACAACGACTACGCGCGCCTCTTCCACCACGCACCTGCGGGCTACCTCGTGGTTGGCACTGATGGAACCATCCTCTGCGCCAACGCCACGATCTGTGACTGGGCCGGTGTGGGGTCCGGAGCCCTTGAAGGTCGTCCCCTGTTTGATCTCATGCCCGCCGGAGACCGGTTCATGTTTCGGACACATGCCGGGCCAAAGCTGGACCGCGATGGGCACCTGGCCGAAATATCGATCGAATTGCTCGGGTCCGACGGTCAGCGCAAACCGGTGCTGCTATCGGCGAACCGAATCATCGACGGCCCGCAGGTACGGGACCTGATGATCTTTTTTGCCGCCCCCGAGCGACGGCGATACGAGCGCGAGCTTGCCAATGCGCACCGTCAATTGGAGGACGCCGAGGCAGGGCGCACACAGCTGCTGGAGGAAGCGCACCACAGGGCTCTCCACGACCCATTGACAGGACTGCCGAACCGGCTGAAACTCGAAGAAAGCCTGCTCAGTGCCCTGGCCCGCGCCGGCGAAGAGCGCACCCGGGTGGGCTTGTTGTTTTGCGATGTCAACAACTTCAAGCAGGTGAACGACACTCTGGGCCATGCTGCCGGGGACCTGGTCCTGAAACACATCGCTCGAAGGCTTGCCGAGGCAGTGCGGGGCGCGGACACCGTTTCCCGTGTCAGTGGCGATGAATTTGTGGTGCTGTTGCCCCTGCTCCGGGATCCGAAGGAGCTCGAAGCGGTCGCCACAAGAGTTCAGGAGAGCGTGGCTGGCACCATCACCGTTGTGGGAACCGAGATCCAAGTGGGTATTTCCGTGGGCCGGGCTGAAACCGTTGTTTCGGCAGCTGCCGGAACGTTCGAGCATCAGGAGCTGGCCAAAACACTGCTGATCACCGCAGACCAAGACATGTATCGGGTCAAGACGGAAATGCGAATGGTTCCGCCGCTCGAGCAGCCGTTAGGCCCGACGCCAACACCTCCAGGATCCCGTAATAATCGTTACTAA
- a CDS encoding glycosyltransferase yields the protein MNKTNFSRWAGVLIAAVVVVAASLLMFAVATKMHVDAGTTSRGTFLGLWSILYDTQAPDRSIMYTAIALALLLAAGIAIVERRIATRYRRSGNVMATPLAPKLIMNKTRGVFAGPITITILLPAHNEEASLPGTLDSLFSQSHPPERVIVVADNCTDSTERIAAERGVEVIPSVGNADKKAGALNQVLSRILPFQGDNDLVMIMDADTQLDDGFLEAAASRFANDRALMAVGGLFHGEPGHGLIGQFQRNEYIRYSRELKRRRGRVFVLTGTASLFRPVALREVAANRGKALPGIPGDVYDTAALTEDNELTIALKSLGALTVSPSECTVVTELMPTWRTLWNQRLRWQRGALENLGAYGMTPQTLRYWAQQLGIGYGVIALFSYLALLLVMALALDSWIWFPFWLGLGAVFTIERIVTVWKGGWRARLLAALLIPELCFDMYLNLVYVKGIIDSATGRRAAWTHLQHEANAEAKVDGS from the coding sequence GTGAACAAAACGAATTTCAGCCGCTGGGCAGGTGTCCTGATCGCCGCGGTGGTCGTTGTTGCCGCATCCCTATTGATGTTTGCCGTGGCCACCAAGATGCACGTCGACGCGGGAACCACCTCACGTGGCACGTTTTTGGGATTGTGGAGTATCCTCTACGATACCCAGGCCCCCGACCGATCCATCATGTACACGGCCATCGCGCTGGCACTTTTGCTGGCAGCCGGCATCGCCATTGTCGAGCGGCGAATCGCCACTCGCTATCGTCGCTCCGGCAACGTCATGGCAACTCCGCTGGCTCCCAAGCTGATCATGAACAAGACCCGGGGCGTATTTGCGGGCCCCATCACGATCACCATCCTGCTTCCGGCGCATAACGAAGAAGCATCACTTCCGGGCACACTTGACTCGCTCTTTTCACAGTCCCACCCGCCCGAGCGAGTGATCGTGGTGGCGGACAACTGCACCGACAGCACAGAGCGCATCGCCGCGGAACGCGGTGTTGAAGTCATACCAAGCGTGGGCAACGCCGATAAGAAGGCCGGTGCCCTGAACCAGGTGCTGTCGAGAATTCTTCCCTTCCAGGGCGACAACGACCTTGTCATGATCATGGATGCGGATACCCAGCTTGATGATGGCTTCTTAGAAGCGGCCGCTTCACGCTTCGCCAACGACCGGGCGCTGATGGCCGTTGGTGGTCTGTTCCATGGGGAACCTGGGCACGGGTTGATCGGGCAGTTCCAACGCAATGAGTACATCAGGTATTCGCGCGAGTTGAAGCGCCGTCGCGGCAGAGTATTCGTCCTGACGGGTACCGCCTCGTTGTTTAGGCCGGTTGCCCTGCGCGAAGTAGCTGCTAACAGAGGAAAGGCGCTGCCGGGCATCCCCGGAGACGTCTATGACACCGCGGCCCTGACCGAAGACAACGAACTGACAATTGCATTGAAATCGCTCGGTGCCTTGACAGTCTCCCCTTCAGAATGCACAGTCGTCACGGAACTGATGCCGACCTGGCGCACGCTGTGGAACCAACGCCTGCGTTGGCAGCGAGGTGCGCTGGAAAACCTCGGTGCTTATGGCATGACGCCTCAAACCCTGCGCTATTGGGCGCAGCAGCTGGGTATCGGTTATGGGGTCATTGCTCTGTTCTCGTACTTGGCGCTGTTGCTCGTCATGGCCCTGGCTTTGGACAGCTGGATATGGTTCCCGTTCTGGCTCGGACTCGGGGCGGTGTTCACCATTGAACGTATAGTCACCGTGTGGAAAGGTGGGTGGCGTGCCCGGTTGCTGGCAGCGTTGCTGATCCCAGAACTTTGCTTCGACATGTACCTGAATCTGGTATATGTCAAGGGCATCATCGACAGTGCCACGGGCCGCCGGGCGGCATGGACGCATCTGCAGCACGAAGCAAACGCCGAAGCGAAAGTGGACGGATCATAA
- a CDS encoding peptide deformylase, with amino-acid sequence MNQHHEAAVSEVYSPELIRSEVVRLVELHESGLLPPIVQLGHPVLRMAAANFTDQLDPELLRALLDIMRMVMIDAPGVGLAAPQIGIPLRLAVLEDLYETDPEVAAAREREPLEYLEIINPHYVQLGDRMATFYEGCLSFNGYQAVVERPAEIATTFTDANGIAHTRTFSGWQARIFQHETDHLDGTVYIDKALTRSLCANHEYPRWANPSIDEARTGLNF; translated from the coding sequence ATGAACCAGCACCATGAAGCAGCCGTTTCCGAGGTCTACTCCCCCGAGCTGATTCGTTCGGAGGTCGTTCGACTGGTAGAACTTCATGAATCGGGACTACTTCCACCGATCGTCCAGCTGGGGCATCCCGTGCTGCGCATGGCTGCTGCAAACTTCACCGATCAATTGGATCCGGAATTACTTCGCGCGCTGCTGGACATCATGCGGATGGTCATGATCGATGCCCCGGGTGTTGGCCTAGCTGCTCCACAGATTGGCATCCCGCTGCGCCTGGCGGTGCTGGAAGATCTTTATGAGACCGACCCAGAGGTTGCCGCGGCCAGAGAGCGCGAGCCCTTGGAGTACCTCGAAATCATCAACCCGCACTACGTTCAGCTCGGTGATCGCATGGCGACGTTCTACGAAGGGTGCCTCTCCTTTAACGGCTACCAAGCCGTGGTAGAGCGCCCCGCGGAGATCGCCACCACCTTTACCGACGCCAACGGAATCGCACACACCCGAACCTTCTCGGGTTGGCAGGCACGAATCTTCCAGCACGAAACCGACCACCTCGACGGCACCGTATACATCGACAAGGCACTGACCAGGTCACTATGCGCTAATCACGAATACCCACGTTGGGCGAACCCCAGCATCGACGAAGCACGCACAGGACTAAACTTCTAG
- the zapE gene encoding cell division protein ZapE, whose protein sequence is MLRAISAQAASDALDLDVSQLETIDLLIGSALSHLDPAHGSPDKNNVYLWGPPGRGKTWLVGAFFEALPTQSKLRVHFHDFFRDLHAMAHKATFDAMKDIEISDTVGEKRGNPDRVAARTSAIERSIHSILGNVEVLCFDEFHCNDPGDAMLLARTVKYIVDRGILLITTSNYPPEELLADEYYHHLVMPTIAMIRGEMTVHELDAQRDYRTLNRAEDERVGFSRGNVLHSWDVEVLATRGLVQPESNEATFLTPTSHQIRALRITDRQIWFNFSDLCEALTSTLDYLKLAQDYDHWIISDVPSAERMTPFGLRRMANAIDVLYDQQIRLDLITAENFTDSFTQLPELEAARLHSRINALNPAHDHAPAAITTLEGSEV, encoded by the coding sequence ATGCTGCGCGCCATCTCGGCCCAAGCAGCATCCGATGCTCTGGATCTCGATGTTAGCCAGCTTGAAACGATCGACCTGCTGATCGGTAGCGCTCTCAGTCATCTTGATCCCGCGCATGGCTCCCCCGACAAAAACAACGTTTATCTCTGGGGTCCGCCAGGGCGGGGTAAAACCTGGCTCGTTGGCGCATTTTTTGAGGCTCTGCCGACTCAAAGCAAGCTGCGGGTTCACTTTCACGACTTCTTCAGAGACCTGCATGCCATGGCACACAAGGCCACCTTCGACGCCATGAAAGACATCGAAATCTCTGACACGGTGGGTGAGAAACGTGGAAATCCCGATCGTGTTGCTGCACGCACCAGTGCGATTGAACGATCCATCCACAGCATCCTGGGCAACGTGGAGGTACTGTGCTTCGACGAGTTCCATTGCAACGATCCCGGCGACGCCATGTTGCTAGCCCGCACGGTGAAGTACATCGTTGATCGCGGCATTTTGCTGATTACCACCTCAAATTACCCACCGGAGGAACTGCTCGCCGACGAGTATTATCACCATCTGGTTATGCCGACGATTGCCATGATCCGCGGCGAAATGACGGTTCATGAACTCGATGCTCAACGCGACTACCGAACCCTCAATCGTGCCGAGGATGAGCGTGTGGGTTTCAGCAGGGGAAACGTGCTGCATTCCTGGGATGTGGAGGTTCTTGCAACCCGCGGCCTGGTGCAACCGGAGTCCAACGAAGCAACCTTCCTGACACCGACAAGCCACCAGATCAGGGCGCTACGGATTACCGATCGGCAGATCTGGTTCAATTTTTCGGACCTCTGCGAGGCGTTAACCTCAACGCTGGACTACCTGAAACTCGCTCAAGACTATGACCACTGGATCATCTCCGATGTACCGAGTGCCGAGCGGATGACACCCTTTGGACTACGCCGGATGGCCAACGCCATAGACGTTCTTTATGACCAGCAGATCCGGCTCGATCTGATTACTGCGGAAAACTTCACCGATTCCTTTACCCAGCTGCCAGAACTCGAGGCCGCCCGGTTGCACAGCCGCATCAACGCCTTGAATCCCGCTCATGACCACGCGCCCGCCGCCATCACCACCCTGGAAGGATCCGAAGTATGA